The following coding sequences lie in one Stenotrophomonas rhizophila genomic window:
- a CDS encoding GMC family oxidoreductase: MGTDTYDYIIVGAGSAGCVLANRLSADPRCRVLLLEAGPRDRNPFIHMPAGLARLVNNRRINWNLDTDAEPALAGRRLWWPRGKVLGGSSAINAMCYVRGVPADYDGWAADGAEGWGWAQVLPWFLYSEANSRGGSTLHGDAGPLSVADLRHHNPLSDAFLDAGVQAGHARNDDFNGAGQLGVGLYQVTQRDGARCSSATAYLHPARARRNLTVLTGAHATALGFDGDTATGVYFRHGRRHRHAAASAEVILSAGAVHSPQLLMLSGIGAAAPLRAQGIDVRADLPGVGANLQDHLDICTLVHTHPGVSYDRSNQARIAFDYFLRGRRGAGTSNIAEAGGFARSPLAGDARADVQFHFVPAMLDNHGRHRLAGDGYTLHACALHPRSRGRISLRDANPASPPRIQANYLSDAEGADLAMMKACVRMSAEILRQPAFDRWRGAPIFPPRQDLDEAALEAFIRAKAETIYHPVGTCAMGTHADAVVDPQLRVRGVRGLRVVDASVMPRLVSGNTNAPTIMLAERAAQWIIKASGAS; the protein is encoded by the coding sequence GTGGGGACGGACACGTACGACTACATCATCGTCGGCGCAGGGTCGGCCGGCTGCGTGCTGGCCAACCGGCTCAGCGCCGACCCGCGTTGCCGCGTGCTGCTGCTGGAAGCCGGTCCGCGCGACCGCAACCCGTTCATCCACATGCCGGCCGGATTGGCGCGGCTGGTCAACAACCGCCGCATCAACTGGAACCTGGACACCGACGCTGAGCCGGCCCTGGCAGGCCGCCGGCTGTGGTGGCCGCGTGGCAAGGTGCTGGGCGGTTCCAGTGCGATCAACGCGATGTGCTATGTGCGCGGCGTACCCGCCGACTACGACGGCTGGGCCGCCGACGGCGCCGAGGGCTGGGGGTGGGCGCAGGTGCTGCCGTGGTTCCTGTACAGCGAAGCCAACAGCCGCGGCGGCAGCACCCTGCACGGCGACGCCGGCCCGTTGTCGGTCGCCGACCTGCGCCACCACAACCCGCTCTCCGACGCGTTCCTCGACGCTGGCGTGCAGGCCGGGCATGCGCGCAACGACGACTTCAACGGCGCCGGGCAGCTCGGGGTGGGCCTGTACCAGGTCACCCAGCGCGATGGCGCGCGGTGCTCCAGCGCGACCGCCTACCTGCACCCGGCCCGTGCCCGGCGCAACCTCACCGTGCTCACCGGCGCGCATGCCACCGCGCTGGGCTTCGATGGCGACACCGCCACGGGGGTGTATTTCCGCCACGGTCGCCGGCATCGGCATGCCGCGGCCAGCGCCGAGGTGATCCTCAGCGCCGGTGCGGTGCACTCGCCGCAGCTGCTGATGCTGTCGGGCATCGGCGCGGCCGCCCCGCTGCGCGCGCAGGGCATCGACGTGCGTGCCGACCTGCCGGGCGTGGGTGCGAACCTGCAGGACCACCTGGACATCTGCACGCTGGTGCATACCCATCCGGGCGTGAGCTACGACCGCAGCAACCAGGCGCGGATCGCCTTCGACTACTTCCTGCGTGGCCGCCGCGGCGCCGGCACCAGCAACATCGCCGAAGCCGGTGGCTTCGCCCGCTCACCGCTGGCCGGCGATGCACGCGCCGACGTGCAGTTCCACTTCGTGCCGGCGATGCTGGACAACCACGGCCGCCACCGCCTGGCGGGCGACGGCTACACGCTGCATGCGTGTGCCCTGCACCCGCGCAGCCGGGGCCGGATCAGTCTGCGCGATGCCAACCCCGCCTCGCCGCCGCGGATCCAGGCCAACTACCTCAGTGACGCCGAGGGGGCGGATCTGGCGATGATGAAGGCATGCGTGCGGATGTCGGCCGAGATCCTGCGCCAGCCGGCGTTCGACCGCTGGCGCGGGGCGCCGATCTTCCCGCCGCGCCAGGACCTGGACGAGGCGGCGCTGGAGGCCTTCATCCGCGCCAAGGCCGAGACCATCTACCACCCGGTGGGCACCTGCGCGATGGGCACCCATGCCGACGCCGTGGTCGACCCGCAACTGCGCGTGCGCGGCGTGCGCGGTCTTCGCGTGGTGGACGCGTCGGTGATGCCCCGCCTGGTCAGCGGCAATACCAACGCACCCACCATCATGCTGGCCGAACGCGCCGCGCAGTGGATCATCAAGGCGTCCGGGGCAAGCTGA
- a CDS encoding TetR/AcrR family transcriptional regulator gives MNEPEASAGEPRAGRNSRLSAEDWAQAALDLIAEQGVGAVAVEPLARRLGVTKGSFYWHFPSRDALLQAALERWELFEQEQVFGSLEDVPDPRARLRQLFQVVAHEVQPHIIYSELLKALDHPMVRPVIDRVSHRRLEYLVASFRQAGLSRTDAQHRARLAYAAYVGFLQLSLQLQQPKQAREDFEAYVEHVIETLIPLG, from the coding sequence ATGAATGAACCTGAAGCTTCCGCCGGCGAGCCACGTGCCGGCCGCAACAGCCGCCTGAGCGCGGAAGACTGGGCCCAGGCTGCCCTGGACCTGATTGCAGAACAAGGTGTCGGTGCCGTGGCGGTGGAGCCGCTGGCGCGTCGCTTGGGGGTCACCAAAGGCAGCTTCTACTGGCACTTCCCGTCGCGTGATGCGCTGCTGCAGGCCGCGCTGGAACGCTGGGAACTGTTCGAGCAGGAGCAGGTGTTCGGCAGCCTGGAAGACGTGCCGGACCCGCGTGCGCGCCTGCGCCAGCTGTTCCAGGTGGTGGCCCATGAAGTGCAGCCGCACATCATCTACAGCGAGCTGCTCAAGGCGTTGGACCACCCGATGGTGCGCCCGGTCATCGACCGCGTCTCGCACCGCCGGCTGGAGTACCTGGTGGCCTCGTTCCGCCAGGCCGGGCTGAGCCGTACCGATGCGCAGCACCGCGCGCGCCTGGCGTATGCGGCGTACGTGGGCTTCCTGCAGCTGTCGCTGCAGCTGCAGCAGCCCAAGCAGGCTCGCGAGGATTTCGAGGCCTACGTGGAGCATGTGATCGAGACGTTGATCCCGCTCGGCTGA
- a CDS encoding acyl-CoA dehydrogenase has protein sequence MSIVVPFLAILLAGAIVAYHRMRLITWTIVSLVLLAACWFIPYINQTATIVAAAIVAVIAVPLLLPFIRKPLLTAPMMKVFRKVLPPLSQTERIALETGSVGFEGELFTGDPDWNILLNYPKPQLTAEEQAFLDGPVEELCKMVNDWEITHVYADLPPELWSFIKKNKFFGMIIPKEYGGLGFSALAHHKVIQKLASVSSVVSSTVGVPNSLGPGELLNHYGTQAQKDQYLPRLADGREVPCFGLTGPFAGSDATSIPDYGIVCKGEWNGEQVLGVKLTFDKRYITLAPVATLIGLAFRMYDPDGLIGTTRDIGITLALLPRDTAGVEIGRRHFPLNSTFQNGPIRGKDVFIPLTQLIGGAEKAGKGWNMLNECLAVGRSITLPSTASGGAKAGAVVTGAYARIRKQFGLSVGRFEGVEEALARIGGKAYAISALCQATAAAVDRGDVPSVPSAIAKYHCTTMSREVISDMMDVIGGKGIILGPRNFAGRSWQAAPIAITVEGANIMTRSLLIFGQGAILCHPWVLKEMKAAQDPDTRAGLQEFDRSLFGHIRFGISNAVRSFWFGLTGARFGAAPGDAYTRRYFRKLDRYSANLALMADISMMTLGGKLKFKESLSGRLGDVLSHIYMTSAMLKRYHDEGAPVADQPLLAWAFHDSVHTIETSLSAALRNFPIRPIGWLMWLLIFPFGRRAEAPGDRLGHRVAALLMAPNEARDRLASGVFLTPCENNPGGRINSYLSKAIMAEPVERKFIKAVKTKGIEALDFTTQLDEAVAEGVITQDERTLLEELRALTLETITVDDFDPHELRSAGYYDRERKDAQSQEAA, from the coding sequence ATGAGCATTGTCGTTCCCTTCCTGGCCATCCTGCTGGCGGGCGCCATCGTCGCCTACCACCGGATGCGGCTGATCACCTGGACGATCGTCAGCCTGGTGCTGCTGGCCGCCTGCTGGTTCATCCCGTACATCAACCAGACCGCCACCATCGTTGCTGCGGCCATCGTGGCGGTCATCGCCGTGCCGCTGCTGCTGCCCTTCATCCGCAAGCCGCTGCTGACCGCGCCGATGATGAAGGTGTTCCGCAAGGTGCTGCCGCCGCTGTCGCAGACCGAGCGCATCGCGCTGGAAACCGGCTCGGTCGGCTTTGAAGGCGAGCTGTTCACCGGCGACCCGGACTGGAACATCCTGCTGAACTATCCCAAGCCGCAGCTCACCGCCGAGGAACAGGCCTTCCTGGATGGCCCGGTCGAAGAGCTGTGCAAAATGGTCAACGACTGGGAAATCACCCACGTCTACGCCGACCTGCCGCCGGAACTGTGGAGCTTCATCAAGAAGAACAAGTTCTTCGGCATGATCATTCCGAAGGAATACGGCGGTCTGGGCTTCAGCGCGCTGGCTCACCACAAGGTGATCCAGAAGCTGGCCTCGGTGTCGAGCGTGGTCAGCTCCACCGTCGGCGTGCCCAACTCGCTCGGCCCGGGCGAACTGCTCAACCATTACGGCACCCAGGCGCAAAAGGACCAGTACCTGCCGCGCCTGGCCGATGGCCGCGAAGTGCCCTGCTTCGGCCTGACCGGCCCGTTCGCCGGCTCGGACGCCACCTCGATTCCCGATTACGGCATCGTCTGCAAGGGCGAGTGGAACGGCGAGCAGGTGCTCGGCGTCAAGCTCACCTTCGACAAGCGCTACATCACCCTGGCTCCGGTGGCCACGCTGATCGGCCTGGCCTTCCGCATGTACGATCCGGACGGCCTGATCGGCACCACCCGCGACATCGGCATCACCCTGGCGCTGCTGCCGCGTGACACCGCCGGCGTGGAAATCGGCCGCCGCCACTTCCCGCTCAACTCGACCTTCCAGAACGGCCCGATCCGCGGCAAGGATGTCTTCATCCCGCTGACCCAGCTGATCGGCGGCGCCGAGAAGGCCGGCAAGGGCTGGAACATGCTCAACGAGTGCCTGGCCGTGGGCCGCTCGATCACCCTGCCGTCCACCGCCAGTGGCGGTGCCAAGGCCGGCGCGGTGGTGACCGGTGCCTACGCGCGCATCCGCAAGCAGTTCGGCCTGTCGGTCGGCCGCTTCGAGGGCGTGGAAGAAGCACTGGCGCGCATCGGCGGCAAGGCCTATGCGATCAGCGCGCTGTGCCAGGCCACGGCTGCTGCGGTGGACCGCGGCGACGTGCCGTCGGTGCCGTCGGCGATTGCCAAGTACCACTGCACCACCATGAGCCGTGAAGTGATCTCGGACATGATGGATGTGATCGGCGGCAAGGGCATCATCCTGGGGCCGCGCAACTTCGCCGGCCGCAGCTGGCAGGCCGCGCCGATCGCCATCACGGTGGAAGGTGCCAACATCATGACCCGCAGCCTGCTGATCTTCGGCCAGGGTGCGATCCTCTGCCACCCGTGGGTGCTGAAGGAAATGAAGGCCGCGCAGGATCCGGACACCCGTGCCGGCCTGCAGGAGTTCGACCGCAGCCTGTTCGGCCACATCCGCTTCGGCATCTCCAACGCCGTGCGTTCGTTCTGGTTCGGCCTGACCGGCGCGCGCTTCGGTGCCGCCCCGGGCGATGCCTACACCCGCCGCTATTTCCGCAAGCTGGACCGTTACTCGGCGAACCTGGCGCTGATGGCCGACATCTCGATGATGACCCTCGGCGGCAAGCTGAAGTTCAAGGAATCGCTGTCCGGCCGCCTGGGCGATGTGCTGAGCCACATCTACATGACCAGCGCCATGCTCAAGCGCTACCACGACGAAGGCGCGCCGGTGGCCGACCAGCCGCTGCTGGCCTGGGCCTTCCATGACAGCGTGCACACGATCGAAACGTCGCTGTCGGCGGCGTTGCGCAACTTCCCGATCCGTCCGATCGGCTGGCTGATGTGGCTGCTGATCTTCCCGTTCGGCCGCCGTGCCGAGGCCCCGGGCGACCGCCTGGGCCACCGCGTGGCCGCGCTGCTGATGGCACCCAACGAAGCCCGCGACCGTCTGGCCAGTGGCGTGTTCCTGACCCCGTGCGAGAACAACCCGGGCGGCCGCATCAACAGCTACCTGTCCAAGGCGATCATGGCCGAGCCGGTCGAGCGCAAGTTCATCAAGGCGGTCAAGACCAAGGGCATCGAAGCCCTGGACTTCACCACCCAGCTGGATGAAGCGGTTGCCGAAGGCGTGATTACCCAGGACGAACGCACCCTGCTCGAAGAGCTGCGCGCGCTCACCCTGGAAACCATCACCGTGGACGATTTCGATCCGCACGAACTGCGCTCGGCCGGTTACTACGACCGCGAGCGCAAGGACGCACAGTCGCAGGAAGCGGCGTGA
- a CDS encoding DUF1304 domain-containing protein codes for MYWTALTLTLLVALLHVYFLVLEMFLWTKPLGLKTFRNTPEKAETTRVLAANQGLYNGFLAAGLFWGLFDHLPMLVNFMLGCVIVAGCYGAYSVNKRIFFIQAVPAILAVAAWWMVPA; via the coding sequence ATGTACTGGACCGCACTGACCCTGACCCTGCTGGTCGCCCTGCTGCACGTGTATTTCCTCGTGCTGGAAATGTTCCTGTGGACCAAGCCGTTGGGGTTGAAGACCTTCCGCAACACGCCGGAAAAGGCCGAAACCACCCGCGTGCTGGCCGCCAACCAGGGGCTCTACAACGGCTTCCTCGCCGCCGGGCTGTTCTGGGGGCTGTTCGACCACCTGCCGATGCTGGTCAACTTCATGCTGGGCTGCGTGATCGTGGCCGGCTGCTACGGCGCCTACAGCGTCAACAAGCGCATCTTCTTCATCCAGGCCGTGCCGGCGATCCTGGCCGTGGCCGCGTGGTGGATGGTCCCCGCCTGA
- a CDS encoding alpha/beta fold hydrolase, which translates to MVIPSSTLPRVDDERLTGAHDAVLAATRTSPGRRGTVLFAHGFGQTRHAWTSTAQSLAAAGYQTLAYDARGHGDSDWNPADLPYHGEQFADDLIVLAGEQPQPPILVAASMGGLFGLLAESRWPGLFSAMVLVDITPRWDTAGVERILMFMTAHPDGFASLAQAADVISAYMPHRPRKSDDSLRALLREDGHGRWRWHWDPRLVAELARDSEQHQDALAEAARQVKCPLLLVSGGRSTLVTPQTVAEFLALVPHARHVQLPEATHMVAGDDNNAFTATVLDYLDVLPSASAVAQSATTEHVTGARS; encoded by the coding sequence ATGGTCATTCCTTCTTCTACCCTGCCCCGCGTTGACGATGAGCGACTGACCGGCGCGCACGATGCCGTGCTGGCCGCCACCCGCACCTCGCCCGGGCGCCGCGGCACCGTGCTGTTCGCCCATGGCTTCGGCCAGACCCGGCATGCCTGGACGTCCACCGCACAATCCCTCGCCGCCGCCGGTTACCAGACCCTGGCCTACGATGCGCGCGGCCATGGCGACTCGGACTGGAACCCGGCCGACCTGCCCTACCACGGCGAACAGTTCGCCGATGACCTGATCGTGCTGGCCGGCGAACAGCCGCAGCCGCCGATCCTGGTTGCCGCCTCGATGGGCGGGCTGTTCGGGCTGCTCGCCGAATCGCGCTGGCCGGGCCTGTTCTCGGCCATGGTGCTGGTGGACATCACCCCGCGCTGGGACACCGCCGGGGTGGAACGCATCCTGATGTTCATGACCGCCCATCCGGACGGCTTCGCCTCGCTGGCGCAGGCCGCCGATGTGATCTCGGCCTACATGCCGCATCGGCCGCGCAAGTCCGACGATTCGCTGCGCGCCCTGCTGCGCGAGGATGGTCATGGCCGCTGGCGCTGGCATTGGGACCCGCGCCTGGTGGCCGAACTGGCGCGCGACAGCGAACAGCACCAGGACGCGCTTGCCGAGGCGGCGCGCCAGGTCAAATGCCCGTTGCTGCTGGTCAGCGGCGGGCGCAGCACGCTGGTCACCCCGCAGACGGTGGCCGAATTCCTCGCGTTGGTGCCGCATGCGCGCCATGTGCAGTTGCCGGAGGCCACCCATATGGTCGCCGGTGATGACAACAACGCCTTTACCGCTACTGTGTTGGACTATCTGGACGTGTTGCCCTCGGCCTCCGCCGTTGCACAGTCCGCCACTACCGAGCACGTCACCGGAGCACGCTCATGA
- a CDS encoding hotdog fold domain-containing protein has product MSVPLLNLYRRMQRWPAGSWLFSRAVCFKAPYFASIAPRITLLEPGRCEGRIAHRRKVTNHIGTVHAIALCNLAELTAGLMVAASLPKGMRWIPKGMEVQYLAKATGTQHAVATPEQPIVAAEAGYALPVNVQVCDDAGTAVFQARIAMWVSPVKR; this is encoded by the coding sequence ATGTCCGTTCCCCTGTTGAATCTGTATCGCCGCATGCAGCGCTGGCCTGCCGGCAGCTGGCTGTTTTCCCGCGCGGTGTGTTTCAAGGCGCCCTACTTCGCCAGCATCGCCCCGCGCATCACCCTGCTCGAGCCCGGCCGTTGCGAAGGGCGCATCGCGCACCGGCGCAAGGTCACCAACCATATCGGCACCGTGCACGCGATCGCGCTGTGCAATCTGGCCGAGCTCACCGCGGGGCTGATGGTCGCTGCCTCGCTGCCCAAGGGCATGCGCTGGATCCCCAAGGGCATGGAGGTGCAGTACCTGGCCAAGGCAACGGGCACACAGCATGCCGTGGCCACGCCGGAGCAGCCGATCGTGGCCGCCGAGGCCGGCTATGCGCTGCCAGTGAATGTGCAGGTGTGTGACGACGCCGGCACGGCCGTGTTCCAGGCGCGGATCGCCATGTGGGTGTCACCGGTCAAGCGCTGA
- a CDS encoding serine hydrolase domain-containing protein: protein MNQNSRRRPIRSAATGLLGMLMPIAMSSTAQTPSAAPGAFPVNIENTATIAHTQPAAYRTTSANVQVLPPAQGFNVAAIEAMAQQLTYGERVPGMAVAIVQGGRVLSARGYGVTDVNNPQMVDAHTVFRLASLSKAFAGTMAGLLVNDGTLRWDSKVTDYVPGFQLSSPEATERLTVADLLSHRVGLPYNAYDRDVEANAEYYTLTHKLASTSLKCLPGDCYAYQNVAFSLIGDVVYAASGSFYEQSVERRLFKPLGMDDASLGLAGIQASSRWARPHVRSRNGWVSLNPKPTYYRLAPAAGVNASASDMAQWLLAHTGHRPDVLPAPLLATLHSTLINTPGEMRSGWRRERLHSAGYALGWRNFDYAGHEVIFHAGAVQGYRGLVALVPERDLGIAIMWNGESSLPSGLLPTVLDQAMGLPTQRWLDVDTDFGSDNLMVEDGAPATKRKGVSSNRAVASPR from the coding sequence ATGAATCAGAACAGCAGGCGTCGCCCGATCCGTTCGGCGGCCACCGGGTTGCTGGGCATGTTGATGCCCATCGCCATGTCGTCTACTGCACAGACGCCCAGTGCTGCGCCGGGCGCCTTCCCGGTCAACATCGAAAACACCGCGACGATCGCGCACACCCAGCCGGCCGCCTATCGCACCACGTCCGCGAATGTGCAGGTGCTGCCGCCGGCACAGGGCTTCAACGTGGCCGCGATCGAAGCCATGGCCCAGCAGCTGACCTACGGCGAGCGCGTGCCCGGCATGGCCGTGGCCATCGTCCAGGGCGGCCGCGTGCTCAGCGCGCGCGGCTACGGCGTCACCGACGTCAACAACCCGCAGATGGTCGATGCGCACACCGTGTTCCGCCTGGCATCGCTGTCCAAGGCCTTCGCCGGCACCATGGCCGGCCTGCTGGTCAACGACGGCACGCTGCGCTGGGACAGCAAGGTCACCGACTACGTGCCCGGCTTCCAGCTGAGCTCGCCGGAGGCCACCGAACGCCTGACCGTGGCCGACCTGCTCAGCCACCGCGTGGGCCTGCCGTACAACGCGTACGACCGCGACGTGGAAGCCAACGCCGAGTACTACACGCTCACCCACAAACTGGCTTCGACCTCGCTCAAGTGCCTGCCGGGTGACTGCTATGCCTACCAGAACGTGGCCTTCAGCCTGATCGGCGACGTGGTCTACGCCGCCTCCGGCAGCTTCTACGAGCAGTCGGTGGAACGCCGCCTGTTCAAGCCGCTGGGCATGGACGACGCCAGCCTGGGCCTGGCCGGCATCCAGGCCAGTTCGCGCTGGGCGCGCCCGCACGTGCGCAGCCGCAACGGCTGGGTGTCGCTGAACCCCAAGCCCACCTACTACCGTCTGGCGCCTGCAGCCGGCGTCAACGCCAGCGCCAGCGATATGGCGCAGTGGCTGCTGGCCCACACCGGCCACCGTCCCGACGTGCTGCCTGCGCCGCTGCTGGCCACGCTGCACTCGACCCTGATCAACACCCCCGGCGAGATGCGCTCGGGCTGGCGCCGCGAGCGCCTGCACTCGGCCGGGTATGCACTGGGCTGGCGCAACTTCGACTACGCCGGGCATGAGGTGATTTTCCACGCCGGTGCCGTGCAGGGCTATCGCGGCCTGGTCGCGCTGGTGCCCGAACGCGACCTGGGCATCGCCATCATGTGGAACGGCGAAAGCAGCCTGCCCAGCGGCCTGCTGCCGACCGTGCTGGACCAGGCCATGGGCCTGCCCACCCAACGCTGGCTGGATGTGGACACCGACTTCGGCAGCGACAACCTGATGGTGGAAGACGGCGCCCCGGCGACCAAGCGCAAGGGCGTGTCGTCCAACCGCGCGGTGGCGTCGCCACGCTGA
- a CDS encoding NTP/NDP exchange transporter produces the protein MSAAATAPVRPGLRGALRQSPPLIWACVYFFCLLSGYYVLRPVREAMAASADAQAVFPPVLIDWFSAHGIAMQDFVLQFLFTGVFLIMLVLQPLYGAVVSRYARRVFLPAVYGFFIVCLLGFYLMFDSGVPGRGMAFFFWAAVFNLFAVAVFWSFMADVFSNAQARAVYGYIGAAGTLGAFLGPIITAALVQRVGIANLMLVSAGFLSACLVCIWRLRLWAVAREQEQQLASGETPMGGSVLDGLKLIAREPLLRWLAVLVLFGVGVGTLLYNEQAAIARQFYPDEAARTAFYSQIDLAVNALTLVLQLGLTRWLLSRHGIAPALLIPGVAIIFGFLLLAAWPLALMVAIVQVMTRASEFSLAKPARETIYTRVDRQWRYKAGAAIDTVVYRGADLTFAWVHKGLSLFGSHAVFAGGVVVAGCMTAAAIGLLHEEKKLPGERPE, from the coding sequence ATGAGTGCTGCAGCAACGGCCCCGGTGCGGCCGGGGCTGCGCGGGGCGCTGCGGCAGTCGCCGCCGCTGATCTGGGCGTGCGTGTACTTCTTCTGCCTGCTCAGCGGCTACTACGTGCTGCGCCCGGTGCGTGAGGCGATGGCCGCCTCGGCCGACGCGCAGGCGGTGTTCCCGCCCGTGCTGATCGACTGGTTCAGCGCACACGGCATCGCGATGCAGGACTTCGTGCTGCAGTTCCTGTTCACCGGTGTGTTCCTGATCATGCTGGTGCTGCAGCCGCTGTATGGCGCGGTGGTCAGCCGCTACGCGCGGCGGGTGTTCCTGCCGGCGGTGTATGGCTTCTTCATCGTCTGCCTGCTGGGCTTCTACCTGATGTTCGACAGCGGCGTGCCGGGGCGCGGCATGGCGTTCTTCTTCTGGGCCGCGGTGTTCAACCTGTTTGCGGTGGCGGTGTTCTGGAGCTTCATGGCCGACGTGTTCTCCAACGCCCAGGCGCGCGCGGTGTACGGCTACATCGGGGCGGCCGGCACCCTCGGCGCGTTCCTGGGGCCGATCATCACCGCGGCGCTGGTGCAGCGGGTCGGGATCGCCAATCTGATGCTGGTCTCGGCCGGCTTCCTGAGCGCCTGCCTGGTGTGCATCTGGCGGCTGCGGTTGTGGGCGGTGGCGCGCGAGCAGGAGCAGCAGCTGGCCTCCGGTGAAACGCCGATGGGCGGCAGCGTGCTCGATGGCCTGAAGCTGATCGCGCGTGAGCCGCTGCTGCGCTGGCTGGCGGTGCTGGTGCTGTTCGGGGTGGGGGTGGGCACGCTGCTGTACAACGAGCAGGCCGCGATCGCCCGCCAGTTCTATCCGGACGAGGCGGCGCGGACCGCGTTCTATTCGCAGATCGACCTGGCCGTGAACGCGCTGACCCTGGTACTGCAGCTGGGCCTGACCCGGTGGCTGCTGTCGCGCCACGGCATCGCGCCGGCCCTGCTGATTCCCGGCGTGGCGATCATCTTCGGCTTCCTGCTGCTGGCCGCCTGGCCGTTGGCGCTGATGGTGGCGATCGTGCAGGTGATGACCCGCGCCAGCGAGTTCTCGCTGGCCAAGCCCGCGCGCGAAACGATCTACACCCGGGTGGACCGCCAGTGGCGCTACAAGGCCGGCGCGGCGATCGACACGGTGGTCTACCGCGGGGCCGACCTGACCTTCGCCTGGGTGCACAAGGGGCTGTCGCTGTTCGGGTCGCACGCGGTGTTCGCCGGGGGCGTGGTGGTTGCTGGCTGCATGACGGCCGCGGCCATCGGCCTGCTGCACGAAGAAAAGAAGCTGCCGGGCGAGCGCCCGGAGTAA